The following are encoded in a window of Diorhabda sublineata isolate icDioSubl1.1 chromosome 3, icDioSubl1.1, whole genome shotgun sequence genomic DNA:
- the LOC130441044 gene encoding mediator of RNA polymerase II transcription subunit 15 → MTDENSWRTSTFRQSVVAKIDEAIRQSGMNTSRNSIEMENHVFQKAKNKEEYLGFVARLILHVREMKPKQGGGMSVPGQGQVGPGMPDPINALQNLASQGTRNSMMAMGQQTAQMGGPQQAPATNLLQTLNRGPNQQMMMGMPGNMPMQDRQNMNMPPNSGQMANTQMSNQMANQIRLQQMQNNTMNQMTGHLGGPMQTAVQNQMTNQMPGQMSGQLPGQMQMSSSMANQIQNQMMGNMNQLPQQKSQQMIINQINPNFPRQPTPNQMFNQSPSSSVQSPGLVNQPPVASPALASSPGSQMNMVGSVGPPRSVGMAPSPGSSLNTPGQPTQSPMAGGTMTDEQAYREKVRQLSKYIDPLRKMIAKLGNDDVEKMTKMKKLLEILTNPHQRTPLDTLIKCEIVLEKIGCRRGDGSVPPTSTQLPFKEPHVFHPLLDAVSNNLQSPVINHTLHRTFGPTMDALFGPEIKLVPSLKKVAHEEPTSDIPDVLQGEIARLDQRFKVSLDPNQQPGSKSIQLICWLDDKHLPCVPPVSLVVPEDYPKTSPTCHMASHEYNATAFLSAVQTALLARIKKLPKYFSVSQLLDTWEMSVRQASAPKNVPVSDLSVMLGM, encoded by the exons atgactgaCGAAAATTCTTGGAGAACCTCCACATTCCGGCAAAGTGTTGTTGCCAAAAT tgACGAAGCTATCAGGCAATCTGGTATGAACACGTCTAGAAATAGCATAGAAATGGAAAATCATGTCTTTCAAAAAGCTAAAAATAAGGAAGAGTACCTAGGATTCGTTGCTAGATTAATTCTACATGTTAGAGAAATGA aacccAAACAAGGGGGTGGTATGTCAGTGCCAGGACAAGGACAAGTTGGGCCCGGTATGCCAGACCCAATCAACGCTCTGCAAAACTTAGCTAGTCAAGGTACTAGAAATTCTATGATGGCCATGGGTCAACAGACTGCACAAATGGGTGGTCCACAACAAGCTCCTGCCACAAATCTCTTGCAAACATTAAATAGGGGCCCTAATCAGCAAATGATGATGGGTATGCCTGGGAACATGCCTATGCAG GACAGACAGAATATGAACATGCCACCTAACAGTGGACAAATGGCTAACACTCAGATGAGTAACCAAATGGCAAATCAAATAAGGCTACAACAAATGCAGAATAATACGATGAACCAAATGACTGGTCATTTAGGTGGACCGATGCAGACTGCTGTTCAAAATCAGATGACGAACCAAATGCCCGGACAGATGTCTGGACAGTTACCAGGACAGATGCAAATGTCTAGCAGTATGGCAAATCAAATACAGAATCAAATGATGG GTAACATGAATCAACTACCACAACAAAAATCCCAACAAATGATAATCAACCAAATCAACCCTAACTTTCCCCGCCAGCCGACTCCAAATCAGATGTTTAATCAAAGTCCTTCCTCTTCTGTCCAATCTCCCGGACTAGTTAATCAACCTCCGGTAGCTTCTCCAGCTTTGGCATCATCACCCGGATCTCAAATGAATATGGTAGGAAGCGTGGGACCACCTAGATCTGTAGGTATGGCACCGAGTCCTGGTAGTTCATTGAATACTCCAGGTCAACCAACTCAAAGTCCAATGGCTGGAGGAACCATGACGGATGAGCAGGCTTATAGAGAAAAAGTTAGGCAGTTAAGTAAATACATTGATCCTCTCAGGAAGATGATTGCCAAGTTGGGAAATGATG atGTCGAAAAAATGACTAAAATGAAGAAACTTCTCGAGATATTAACCAACCCCCATCAACGAACACCACTTGATACTCTTATAAAATGCGAAATTGTCTTAGAAAAAATCGGGTGCCGTAGGGGAGATGGCAGCGTTCCACCTACCAGTACACAGTTACCTTTTAAAGAACCGCATGTTTTCCATCCATTACTAGATGCCGTTAGTAATAATTTACAGAGTCCTGTTATCAATCACACTTTACATCGAACTTTCGGGCCTACCATGGATGCCCTCTTCGGACCAGAAATCAA ACTTGTCCCTTCATTGAAAAAGGTTGCACACGAAGAACCGACTAGTGATATACCGGACGTCTTGCAAGGAGAAATAGCCCGCTTGGATCAACGATTCAAAGTCTCCTTAGATCCCAACCAACAACCTGGTTCTAAATCCATCCAATTAATTTGTTGGTTAGATGACAAACATTTACCTTGCGTACCTCCAGTATCTTTAGTTGTACCTGAAGATTATCCTAAAACATCTCCCACTTGCCATATGGCATCACACGAATATAATGCAACCGCCTTTTTGTCTGCAGTACAAACTGCTCTTCTAGCAAGGATAAAGAAGTTACCGAAATACTTTTCTGTGTCTCAATTGCTGGATACTTGGGAGATGAGTGTGAGACAAGCTTCGGCACCTAAGAATGTGCCTGTTAGTGATCTGAGCGTTATGCTGGGGATGTGA
- the LOC130441421 gene encoding DNA-directed RNA polymerase II subunit RPB7, whose protein sequence is MFYHISLEHEILLHPQYFGPQLLEKVKTKLYTEVEGTCTGKYGFVIAVTTIDSIGAGLILPGQGFVVYPVKYKAIVFRPFKGEVLDAVVRQVNKVGMFAEIGPLSCFISHHSIPAEMEFCPNVNPQCYKTKDEDVVIHAEGEIRLKIVGTRVDASGIFAIGTLMDDYLGLISN, encoded by the exons atgttCTATCAC ATATCGCTGGAACATGAGATTTTACTACATCCGCAATATTTCGGACCACAACtactagaaaaagtaaaaactaaACTATACACCGAAGTAGAAGGAACTTGTACTGGAAA gTATGGATTTGTTATAGCAGTAACAACAATAGATAGCATAGGCGCTGGTTTAATTTTACCTGGTCAAGGCTTTGTAGTATACCCAGTTAAATACAAAGCTATTGTTTTTCGACCTTTTAAAGGTGAAGTCTTAGATGCTGTCGTAAGACAAGTAAACAAAGTTGGCATGTTTGCCGAAATAGGTCctttatcttgttttatttcCCATCATTCCATACCTGCCGAAATGGAGTTCTGTCCTAATGTTAACCCTCAatgttataaaacaaaagacGAGGATGTGGTGATTCATGCCGAAGGGGAAATAAGGTTGAAAATAGTTGGTACTCGAGTTGATGCGTCAGGAATA TTTGCTATTGGTACACTTATGGATGACTATCTCGGTTTAATCAGTAATTAG
- the LOC130441045 gene encoding prolactin regulatory element-binding protein — MSSKRRNKKDIIARVNFPLYTVQMLTSRHVIVGGGGGTSKTGVQNGFEIFEIFHDGSRFSAKEITRHETGGNVVMNCSVYSNKKHSLLAAGRENHCQLYKVNSKLMEEVVSIGNDTHIRQRHAKVKEVTDDNKNVKKELYFEVKPLDSVQTDFNGSEPLSRVVKINHDGTLLATGGTDCDVRIWKFPSMQPLFILKAHKKEIDDIDFSRYDNYIMTVAKDGLAVLWDCLTGMERTKLTWKQPEGSKYLYKRCRFGIIEGLDKKCALYTIVNPTGLAKKQKSYLQQWIPEENLLKKMLEFDESLAALAVRDDGRFVAVGTMFSGSVSIHVAFSLQKISTVVGAHSMFVTGLEFVSAQNTNHSISSVVEAAVLSISVDNQLCIHTVPYRKTIPLWIGIVLLIFTLFLTFLFCAYLGL; from the exons atgtcttcaaaacgaagaaataaaaaagatataattgCTAGGGTTAATTTCCCTCTTTACACTGTCCAAATGCTAACATCAAGACATGTAATCGTCGGAGGAGGTGGAGGTACTTCAAAAACTGGCGTTCAAAATGGTTTT gaaatatttgaaatatttcacgATGGTAGTCGTTTTTCTGCTAAAGAAATTACCAGGCATGAAACAGGAGGAAATGTTGTAATGAATTGTTCAGTATACAGTAACAAAAAACATTCTCTGTTAGCTGCAGGTAGAGAAAATCATTGTCAGTTATATAAAGTTAACTCAAAGTTAATGGAAGAAGTCGTAAGCATTGGCAATGATACTCACATTAGACAAAGACATGCTAAAGTAAAAGAAGTTAcagatgataataaaaatgtgaaaaaagaattgtattttGAAGTTAAACCGTTAGACAGTGTACAAACTGATTTTAATGGTAGTGAACCATTATCTAGGGTAGTCAAAATTAACCATGATGGTACATTATTAGCAACTG GAGGTACTGATTGTGATGTAAGAATATGGAAATTTCCTAGTATGCAACCTTTATTCATTTTAAAGGCACATAAGAAAGAAATAGATGATATAGATTTCAGTAGGTACGATAATTATATAATGACTGTTGCCAAAGATGGTTTAGCAGTTTTATGGGATTGCCTTACAGGGATGGAAAGGACAAAACTTACATGGAAACAACCCGAAggatcaaaatatttatataaaagatgCAG GTTTGGAATTATTGAGGGACTTGATAAAAAATGTGCTCTATATACAATAGTAAATCCTACAGGTTTAGCCAAAAAGCAAAAATCTTATCTACAGCAATGGATACCAGAAGAgaaccttttaaaaaaaatgttagagTTTGATGAAAGTTTGGCCGCTTTAGCAGTTAGAGATGATGGCAGATTTGTAGCTGTTGGTACAATGTTTAGTGGTTCTGTCTCAATTCACGTAGCATTTAGTTTACAG aaaatatcaaCAGTTGTTGGAGCACATTCCATGTTCGTTACAGGTCTAGAATTTGTATCGGCGCAGAATACAAATCATTCCATTAGTAGTGTAGTTGAAGCCGCAGTCTTGTCAATTTCAGTAGATAACCAATTGTGCATACATACAGTGCCATACAGAA AAACCATACCTTTGTGGATTGGAATAGTACTACTCATTTTTACGTTATtcttgacatttttattttgtgcaTATTTAGGGTTGTGA